From Thunnus maccoyii chromosome 21, fThuMac1.1, whole genome shotgun sequence, the proteins below share one genomic window:
- the snx16 gene encoding sorting nexin-16 isoform X1, whose amino-acid sequence MASPFVPVPVPLDRVLSGGSNKLRRPQRASSLGSVSSSSESSSPITRSAGEDRGRGLGSQRQSRGMDRGGRSRTPPPPQSPVTQARLNGTHEHSVEYSSCPRSISDPAGSQQGEERPITPTVLGYEVMEERAKFTVYKVLVRKTPDESWVVFRRYTDFSRLNDKLKEMFPGFRLALPPKRWFKDNYDSDFLEDRQLGLQAFLQNLVAHKDIANCLAVREFLCLDDPPGPFDSLEESRAFCETLEESNYRLQKELMEKQKEIVSLKRRLEEREKAILLLEKHINGECVSPESPCGLSAQGSESSADADVESSAAEADQDMPDDTGGRCEVQPVRSSACWCGPSLSASPPVIQVTQLYQQKLEH is encoded by the exons ATGGCATCACCCTTTGTGCCTGTCCCTGTGCCCTTGGACAGAGTCTTGTCAGGAGGTAGCAACAAGCTGAGGCGGCCTCAGCGAGCGTCATCACTAGGTAGCGTCTCCAGCAGCTCGGAGTCCTCTTCCCCTATCACCAGGTCGGCAGGGGAGGACCGTGGAAGAGGATTAGGTTCACAGCGCCAGTCCCGCGGCATGGACAGAGGCGGACGGAGTCGGACCCCGCCGCCCCCCCAGAGCCCTGTGACACAGGCCAGGTTGAACGGGACTCATGAGCACTCTGTGGAGTACTCCAGCTGCCCTCGCTCAATATCGGATCCTGCTGGGAGCCAGCAAGGCGAGGAGAGGCCTATCACCCCCACTGTGCTGGGTTATGAGGTCATGGAGGAGAGGGCCAAGTTCACG GTATACAAGGTCCTGGTCAGGAAGACTCCAGATGAGAGCTGGGTTGTTTTTAGAAGGTACACAGACTTCTCCAGACTCAACGACAag ctAAAAGAGATGTTCCCAGGCTTCCGTCTCGCGCTGCCTCCAAAGCGGTGGTTCAAAGACAACTACGACAGCGACTTCCTGGAAGACAGACAGTTGGGACTACAGGCCTTCTTGCAAAACCTGGTTGCACACAAGGACATTGCCAACTG CCTGGCAGTCAGAGAGTTCCTGTGTCTGGATGACCCGCCTGGGCCCTTTGATAGTCTGGAGGAGAGCAGG GCATTCTGTGAGACTCTGGAGGAGAGCAACTACCGTCTCCAGAAGGAGCTGATGGAGAAGCAGAAGGAGATCGTCTCCCTGAAGAGGAggctggaggagagggagaaggctATTCTGCTACTGGAGAAGCATATCAA CGGTGAGTGTGTGAGCCCAGAGTCACCATGTGGTCTGTCAGCTCAAGGCAGCGAGAGCAGCGCAGATGCAGATGTGGAGTCATCTGCTGCAGAGGCTGATCAGGACATGCCTGACGACACCGG tGGCAGGTGCGAGGTCCAGCCGGTGCGATCCTCTGCCTGTTGGTGTGGGCCATCGCTCAGCGCCTCTCCTCCGGTCATCCAGGTCACTCAGCTGTACCAACAGAAGCTGGAACACTAA
- the snx16 gene encoding sorting nexin-16 isoform X2, whose amino-acid sequence MASPFVPVPVPLDRVLSGGSNKLRRPQRASSLGSVSSSSESSSPITRSAGEDRGRGLGSQRQSRGMDRGGRSRTPPPPQSPVTQARLNGTHEHSVEYSSCPRSISDPAGSQQGEERPITPTVLGYEVMEERAKFTVYKVLVRKTPDESWVVFRRYTDFSRLNDKLKEMFPGFRLALPPKRWFKDNYDSDFLEDRQLGLQAFLQNLVAHKDIANCLAVREFLCLDDPPGPFDSLEESRAFCETLEESNYRLQKELMEKQKEIVSLKRRLEEREKAILLLEKHINGECVSPESPCGLSAQGSESSADADVESSAAEADQDMPDDTGGAAPI is encoded by the exons ATGGCATCACCCTTTGTGCCTGTCCCTGTGCCCTTGGACAGAGTCTTGTCAGGAGGTAGCAACAAGCTGAGGCGGCCTCAGCGAGCGTCATCACTAGGTAGCGTCTCCAGCAGCTCGGAGTCCTCTTCCCCTATCACCAGGTCGGCAGGGGAGGACCGTGGAAGAGGATTAGGTTCACAGCGCCAGTCCCGCGGCATGGACAGAGGCGGACGGAGTCGGACCCCGCCGCCCCCCCAGAGCCCTGTGACACAGGCCAGGTTGAACGGGACTCATGAGCACTCTGTGGAGTACTCCAGCTGCCCTCGCTCAATATCGGATCCTGCTGGGAGCCAGCAAGGCGAGGAGAGGCCTATCACCCCCACTGTGCTGGGTTATGAGGTCATGGAGGAGAGGGCCAAGTTCACG GTATACAAGGTCCTGGTCAGGAAGACTCCAGATGAGAGCTGGGTTGTTTTTAGAAGGTACACAGACTTCTCCAGACTCAACGACAag ctAAAAGAGATGTTCCCAGGCTTCCGTCTCGCGCTGCCTCCAAAGCGGTGGTTCAAAGACAACTACGACAGCGACTTCCTGGAAGACAGACAGTTGGGACTACAGGCCTTCTTGCAAAACCTGGTTGCACACAAGGACATTGCCAACTG CCTGGCAGTCAGAGAGTTCCTGTGTCTGGATGACCCGCCTGGGCCCTTTGATAGTCTGGAGGAGAGCAGG GCATTCTGTGAGACTCTGGAGGAGAGCAACTACCGTCTCCAGAAGGAGCTGATGGAGAAGCAGAAGGAGATCGTCTCCCTGAAGAGGAggctggaggagagggagaaggctATTCTGCTACTGGAGAAGCATATCAA CGGTGAGTGTGTGAGCCCAGAGTCACCATGTGGTCTGTCAGCTCAAGGCAGCGAGAGCAGCGCAGATGCAGATGTGGAGTCATCTGCTGCAGAGGCTGATCAGGACATGCCTGACGACACCGG TGGTGCTGCCCCAATCTGA